In Drosophila santomea strain STO CAGO 1482 chromosome 3L, Prin_Dsan_1.1, whole genome shotgun sequence, a single window of DNA contains:
- the LOC120448552 gene encoding uncharacterized protein LOC120448552, whose protein sequence is MNWCSFIVTLINGLVWSIQVRQLNGTGIKNVGRTWDSFNAVQVPKQFYDAIEKSDFSKQSLQNKLEHFLEKLQKNLTVSTVLSNTEDIVTSKREYVYRMQELSTFFYEASFSLEQFSSDINIFYETSKNSSYTLLLKLRQVPTGQPSKVKVLLTNYFAEIEFFHVLFSEIIDEAMEYSTEFLRSIQKLFVYYADTQNIILENWKLKTNPQCCKLYMNFLQHQSSQIFKCAALDNLNVVYDVYSVTKLNIKYIIRQLEFRIQCIFNCLLYKSLTLQCKLLKSAEQDLRTLFSNLAELDMFLDIKTKKGRALGLRFRRGKTRINNQIKLEPNSDECLPIGFPNTQMSTDLKKCFYFLNNVV, encoded by the coding sequence ATGAATTGGTGTAGTTTTATTGTTACTTTAATAAACGGGCTAGTGTGGTCAATACAAGTTCGACAATTAAATGGCACTGGAATTAAAAACGTAGGCAGAACATGGGACTCTTTTAACGCAGTACAAGTACCCAAGCAGTTTTATGATGCTATCGAAAAGTCCGATTTTAGTAAACAAAGTTTGCAAAATAAGTTAGAGCATTTCCTAGAAAAACTTCAAAAAAACTTGACCGTGTCGACAGTATTGAGTAACACCGAAGATATTGTCACAAGTAAAAGAGAATATGTCTACAGGATGCAAGAACTGTCAACGTTCTTTTATGAAGCCTCTTTTTCTCTTGAGCAATTTTCTTCTGATAtcaacattttttatgaaacATCAAAAAATTCAAGTTACACATTGTTGCTTAAACTACGCCAAGTCCCAACAGGTCAACCTTCTAAAGTTAAGGTTTTACTTACCAACTACTTTGCGGAAATAGAATTTTTTCATGTACTGTTCTCCGAAATTATAGACGAAGCTATGGAATATAGTACTGAATTCTTAAGATCGATTCAAAAactatttgtttattatgcTGATACTCAAAATATTATTCTAgaaaattggaaattaaaGACTAATCCACAATGCTGCAAACTTTATATGAATTTCTTGCAGCATCAGTCTTCGCAGATTTTTAAATGTGCTGCCTTGGATAATCTTAATGTAGTATACGATGTGTATTCTGTAACAAAGCTTAacataaaatacataataagACAACTTGAGTTTCGTATccaatgtatatttaattgcTTATTGTATAAAAGCCTTACCCTACAATGTAAACTTCTTAAGAGCGCAGAGCAAGATCTTAGAACTTTATTTAGCAATCTCGCCGAGTTAGACATGTTCTTGGATATAAAAACTAAGAAAGGCAGAGCTTTAGGATTAAGATTTCGTAGAGGGAAAACACGGAttaataatcaaattaaattggaACCGAACTCTGACGAGTGCCTTCCAATTGGCTTTCCAAATACTCAAATGTCAACTGatctaaaaaaatgtttttactttttaaataatgtaGTGTAA